One Nocardioides dongkuii genomic window, CACGTCGTGGCCCTGGGGAACGCGTGGGCCACCGGCGCGCACCGGTGGGACATCCGCAATCGGGCAGCGCTGGCCAACGACCCGATGAACCTGCTGGCGGTCGACGCCTCCGCCAACCGGCAGAAGGGCGACGGGGACGCGGCCACCTGGCTGCCGCCGAGCAAGCGGTTCCGATGCTCCTACGTCGCGCGCCAGGTGGGGGTGAAGGCGAAGTACGGCCTCTGGGTCACGCCCGCGGAGCGGCAGGCGATCGAGCGGGTGCTCGCGTCCTGCCCGGGCCAGGCCCCGGTGCCGGGGTCGGGGGCGCCCGTGCGCGTCGACCACGAGCTCGGCGACCCCGGGGCGCCGGTGACGGGCACCCCGCCGGCCGGGACGCCCGGGGGCGCGTCGGCCTTCGAGAGCTGCACCGCCGCCCGCGCGGCCGGCGCCACGCCCGTGCGCCGGGGTCATCCGGGGTACGGCGCGCACCTGGACGGCGACGGCGACGGTGTCGCCTGCGAGTAGGTCCACCCGCTCGACCTGAGGCGCGACACCGCGGACGCTCAGGCCTCGCCCATCACCAGGCCCTCGATGGTGTGCTTCTGGGTGATCGGGGTCAGCTCCTCGACGATCGGGCAGTCGAGGTGGTCGCGCACCCGCTGGGGCAGGCCTTCCCAGTACGTGCGGGTGACCGCGAGGTCGTGCTTCTCGTCGTTGCCGGCGCCGGGGGCGTCGACACCGAGGACGAGGACGGGACGCGACGTCGCCGACTCGTTCCTGGTGCCGCGGTGGACGGTCAGCGCCGAGCGGGCCGAGATGTCGCCCATCCGGGGGTACTTGCGGACCGCGCGCTCCTCGAAGCGGCTGTACTCGTTCTTGGGCGGGAACATCCCGTGGTCGAACTCCTCGCCCTCGTCCCAGTGGGTGCCCGGGGCGATCTCGAAGGGACCCATGTCCTCCTCGGTGTCCACGCAGGTCACGTTGAAGGCCAGCGAGGTGAGGCGACCCTCCTCGAGGGTCTCCCGCGGCGCCGGGAAGTCGCGGTGCCACGGCTGGTTCTGCGCACCCGCGAAGGGGATGTCGAAGCCGACCTCGACGATCTGGTAGTCGGGGCCGAGGACGGTCTCGCACGTCGCCCGGACCCACGGGTGGTCGACGAGGTCGACGAAGCCGCGCAGGGCCTCGGGGTGGATCTCGACGTAGTAGCGGTTCGGTCCGCGCCCCACCGCGCCACCCTCGCGGGACTGCGCCTCGGCGAAGGCCGCCTCGACGTCCTCGCGCAGCTGCTCGACCCACGCGCGGGAGAAGGCGCCCGGGCAGCCGATGATGCCGTCGGTGTGGATGGTCTCCCGGATCACGTCGATGTCGATCGGTACCTCGAGTGCCGTGGCGGTCATGGGTCCTCCCGAGAGGGGTTGCGGAGTAGGTGTGACGTACGACACTTCAGTGTGCACGTCCGGCGCCGCGCGCAGGGCCCCGCGGACGGAACCGGTTCGCGTGCCGGCGGCGGGGGTTCCTAGACTTGCCCGGTCGCCGGCGCAGCCGGCGCGCGCGTGGTCCTCGTGAGAGGTCGGAGAGGCAGTGATGTCGGGTCCCAACACCGATTACGACCCCGTGGAGGTCACCCCGTTGAAGCCGGAGGAAGTCGAGGCCGCCCGCGACGACGCGCTGGCCGCGATCGCGGCGGCGACCGACCTCGACGCGCTGAAGCAGGTGCGCACCGCGCACACCGGTGACCGCTCGCCGCTCGCGCTGGCCAACCGCGAGATCGGGGCCCTCCCGCCGCAGGCGCGCAAGGAGGCCGGGCAGCGGATCGGCCAGGCCCGCGGCGCCGTGAACAAGGCGCTCGCCGCGCGGCAGACGGTCCTCGAGGCCGAGCACGAGGAGCGGATGCTGGTCGAGGAGGCCGTCGACGTCACGCTGCCCACCGACCGGGCACGCCGTGGGGGCCGGCATCCGATCACGCTCCAGTCCGAGCTGATCGCCGACATCTTCGTGGCCATGGGCTGGGAGATCGCGGAGGGTCCGGTCGTCGAGGCGGAGTGGCTGAACTTCGACGCCCTCAACCTGGGGCCCGACCACCCGGCCCGCACCCTGCAGGACACCTTCTGGACCGAGCCGGTCGACCACCACGTCGTGCTGCGCACCCAGACCTCGCCCGTCCAGGCGCGCACCATGCTCACCCGCCGGCCGCCGATCTACGTCGCCTGCCCGGGGCGGGTCTTCCGCACCGACGAGTACGACGCCACGCACAGCCCGATGTTCCACCAGGTCGAGGGACTCGTTGTCGACGAGGGCATCACGATGGCCCACCTGAAGGGGTCGCTCGACCACCTCGCCGCCCAGCTCTTCGGCGAGGGCATCGACACCCGCTTCCGGCCGTCGTACTTCCCGTTCACCGAGCCGTCCGCCGAGGTCGACGTGCGCTGCTTCGTGTGCCGCGGGATCGACTCCGCCGACTGCCGCACCTGCCGCGGCGAGGGCTGGATCGAGTGGGGCGGCTGCGGGGTGGTCAACCCGCGCGTGCTGGTCGCGTGCGGCGTGGACCCCGAGGTCTACACCGGCTTCGCGTTCGGCATGGGCATCGACCGGAGCTTCATGTTCCGCCACGGCCTGGGCGACCTGCGTCCGCTCTTCGAGGGCGACGTCCGTTTCAGCGCCTCTTTCGGCACCGAGATCTGAGGAATCGACGATGAAGGCCCCCCTGTCCTGGATCAAGGAGTACGTCGAGGTCCCCGCCGACGTCACCACCGAGGAGCTCACCGAGCGGCTCACGATGACCGGGCTGAAGCTGGAGGCGATCCACAGCCCCGGCGCCGAGATCACCGGCCCGCTCGTCGTCGGCCGGGTGCTCACGATGGAGCCCGAGCCGCAGAAGAACGGCAAGACCATCAACTGGTGCACCGTCGACGTCGGCGACGCGAACGGCACCGGCGAGCCGCAGGGCATCGTCTGCGGCGCCCACAACTTCGCACCCGGCGACCTGGTCGCCGTGGTGCTGCCGGGCGGGGTGCTGCCCGGCGGCTTCGCGATCTCCGCGCGCAAGACCTACGGCCACGTGTCGGCCGGCATGATCTGCTCGGCCGCCGAGCTGGGCCTGGGCGAGGACCACGACGGCATCATCGTGCTGCCGCCCGACTCCGGCGAGCCCGGCCAGGACGTCCGGCCGCTGCTCGGCCTCGACGAGGAGATCATCGAGCTCGAGGTCAACCCGGACCGCGCCTACGGCCTCTCGCTGCGCGGCATCGCCCGGGACGTCGAGGTCTCCGTGGCCGGCGCGAGCGGGTTCCGCGACCCGGCGCTGCGCGACGTACCGCCGGCCGACGACGCCGGCTGGCCGGTCGTGGTCGACGACCCGACCGGGTGCCCGGTGTTCGTGGCACGCACGGTCTCCGGCTTCGACCCGACGGCCCCGACGCCCGACTTCATCGCCCGGCGCATCACCGCCGCCGGGATGCGGCCGATCTCGCTGGCCGTCGACATCACCAACTACGTGATGCTCGAGACCGGCCGGCCGATCCACGGGTACGACGCGGACAAGGTCCAGGGCGCGCTGCGGATCCGCCGCGCGACCGAGGGCGAGACCCTCACGACGCTCGACGGGACCCGCCGCACCCTCTCGGCGGAGGACCTGGTCGTCACCGACGACTCCGGCATCATCGGCCTCGGCGGCGTGATGGGCGGCGCGACGACGGAGATGTCGGAGTCCACGACCCGGGTCCTCGTCGAGGCGGCGCACTGGGACGCGGTCTCGATGTTCCGCACCGGCAAGCGCCACAAGATCAGCTCCGAGGCGGGCAAGCGCAACGAGCGCGGCGTCGACCCGACGATCTGCGAGGCGGCCGCCGACCGCGTGGTCGAGCTGCTGACGACGTACGGCGGGGGCACCGCCGACCCCGGTCACACGGTCGTGGGCACCCCGCCGGCGATCGAGCCGGTCGCGATGGCGGCCTCGCTCCCGGCCCGCATCTCCGGGGTGGACATCGACCCCGAGCAGGTCGTCGCCGACCTCGAGGCCGTGGGCTGCACGGTCGTCCGCGAGGGCGACTCCCTCGCGGCGACCCCGCCTCCCTGGCGCCCGGACCTCGTCGACCCGTACGACCTGGTCGAGGAGGTGGTCCGGCTCCGCGGCTACGACCAGATCCCGTCGGTGCTGCCGAAGGCGCCCGGCGGTCGGGGACTGACCCGTCCCCAGGCGCTGCGCCGCCGGGTCGGCCGGACCCTCGCCGGCGCCGGCTGGGTCGAGGTCGTCGACTTCCCGTTCGTCGGGGACGCCGACCTCGACGCGCTCGGCCTGGACGCCGACGACCCGCGCCGCTCGGTGCTGCGGCTGTCCAACCCGCTCTCCGCGGAGGCCCCGGCGATGACGACCACGCTGCTGCCGGGCCTGCTGCGCACCGCAGCGCGGAACGTCGGGCACGGGTCCGGCTCCGTCGCGATCTTCGAGACGGCCTCGGTCGTCCTGCCCCGCGACGCCGGCCCGGCCCCGATCCTTCCCGTCGACCGGCGCCCGACCGACGCCGAGCTCGCCGAGCTGACGGCCGCCCTGCCGGACCAGCCCCTGCACCTCGGGCTGGTCGCGACCGGCGAGGCGGCGCCCTCCGGCTGGTGGGGCCCGGGGCGCCCGGTCGACTGGACCGACGCCGTCGGCGGCGTGCGGGCGGTCGCCGACGCCCTCGGCCTCGAACTCGGCACCCGCGCCGATGCGCTGGCGCCCTGGCACCCCGGCCGCTGCGCAGCGCTGCTGCTCGGCGACGTTGTGGTCGGGCACGCGGGGGAGCTGCACCCGCGCGTCTGTGCGGCCTTCGGCCTGCCGGCCCGCTCGGTGGCCGCGGAGGTCGACCTCGAGGTGCTGCTCGAGCACGCGGTGCACCTGCGGCCCGCGCCGTCGTTCTCGACCTACCCGGTCGCCAAGGAGGACGTCGCCCTGGTCGTCCCCGAGACCGTGCCCGCCGCGGACGTCGAGGCCGCGCTGCGCGACGGCGCCGGCCCGCTGCTGGAGTCGCTGCGGCTCTTCGACGTGTACGCCGGCGCGCAGGTCGGCGCGGGCCACCGCTCGCTGGCGTTCGCCCTGCGGTTCCGCGCACCCGACCGGACCCTGACCGAGGACGAGATCGCCGCGGCCCGCGACGCCGCGGTGGCCGCGGCCGAGGAGCGCACCGGGGCGGTCCAGCGGGCCTGACCCGGCCGCTCCCCGCTAGATCGCGGGGAGCGGCAGGGTCGCGACCTGCAGGAAGTGGTCGGAGGCCTCCTGCGACGGGCGCTGGTAGGCCTGGTTGCGGTAGGAGCACGACCCCTGGACCGGCCCGTAGCTGAGGATGTAGTCCCGCCTCAGCGGCGTCTTCGGCACCGGGTACCTCGAGCCGTTGGTCGTGGGGTACTGCGCGCCGACGAGGTCGGTGGTCGCGAACGCGTCGTACAGGCCGGCCCGGATCAGCGTCCGCTGGACGTAGTTCATCGGCAGCTGGTTCGCGGTCGAGTTCAGGTCGCCCGCCACGATCACCGTGTCGCCGAACCGCGAGCGGAGGTCCCGGACGTGGCCGAGGGTCTGCCTGGTCTGCCGCACCCGGATCCGGTACGCCGCCCGGTCCGGGCCCACCCGCAGGTGGTTCGAGGTGAGCACGAACGGCGCCTGGTCGCCGCCGATGGCCTGGAGCCGGGCCCACGGGATCAGCGAGTCCTTGCTCCACCCGGGGACCACGATGCGGTGCAGTCCGGAGTCCAGCAGGTCGAACCTGCTCGCGTCGTAGAAGACGCGGGTGCCGACCAGCCCGGGCTTGCGGCCCTTCGGCGGCTTGTAGCTCGCGGGGGTGAGCGCGTCGACCCACCGGGCGCCCGGGTCCTCCTGGTTGAGCCGGTCGAGCATCCACTGGGCCTGGCTGCGGCCGCCGTACTGGGGTTTCGTCGAGCCGCTGGCCTCCTGGACGGCGACGGCGCGGGCGCCGCTGCGCAGGACCTCCGCGACCGCGTTCGGGCCCCGGACCGACCACTTGGCGAGGTCGTCGGACTTGTCGGCCGCCCAGGTGCGCAGGTTGAAGGTGGCGACGGTCAGCCGGTCCTCGGGGGCGGCCGTGCACGGCGTCGTGACCGGCGCCTGGATCCACTTGCCGGGGCTGCCGCCAGAGCCGCCCTTCCGGCGGTGTGCGGAGACCCGGACGAACGTGTAGTTGCCGGAGGCGGGCACCACGTCGGCGGCGTGGTCCACGACCACCGACTGCCGCGTGCGGCTCACCCGGTAGGTGCGCACCCGGGCGTCGAGGTGCCGGCTGGGCCCGACCTTGACCACGAACTTCTTCAGCCGCCGCGCGGGGCCGGGCCGCTTCCACGAGACCCGGATCCGGCCGTCCGCGGTGGCGACCAGGCTGACCTTGAGGTTGCCGACGCCGTTGGCGGGGCTGCCGGCGTTGGTGCCGGTCGGGTTCGGGGCCCGGCGCTCGGCCGGCACGGACACGGCGCTCGCGCCGGAAGGCGCGACCGCCAGGAGGCCGGAGAGCAGGAGACCGGTCGCGGTCGCTGCGGCCAGGCGGGCGAGGGGAGGGCGGGCCATCGGGGCTCCTGGGTCTCGGGTCCGCGCGAGCGCAGGGGGAGGGGTTTCCTCGACCCTATCGGCGCGCCGGGCGCGACACGGGACTTCCCAGGGGGCAGGAGTGGGAGGCGGACGACTAGCCTCTAGCCGCGTGAGCACCTCGAGGCCCCGGTCCGCGGAGGCGCCCCCCTCCGCCTTCCGGCCCGACATCGAGGGCCTGCGCGCGGTGGCCGTCCTCTCCGTGCTCATCTACCACGCGGGGCTGGCCTGGACGCCGGGCGGCTACGTCGGCGTCGACGTGTTCTTCGTGATCTCCGGCTTCCTGATCACCTCCCTGATGGTCCGCGAGATCGAGCGGAGCGGCCGACTCGGGCTGGCCGACTTCTGGGCCCGCCGGGCGCGCCGGCTGCTGCCCGCCAGCACCCTGGTGCTCGCGTTCAGCGCCGTCGTTGCCTACCTCTGGCTGCCGGTGACCAGCCGCAAGGAGTACGGCGGCGACATCGTCGCGGCCGCCGGGTACGTCGTGAACTGGCGCCTCGGCCTGCGCGAGGTCGACTACCTCGCCGAGCAGGTCGGCCAGTCGCCCGTGCAGCACTACTGGTCGCTGGCGGTGGAGGAGCAGTTCTACGTCGTCTGGCCGCTGCTGATCGCCGCGCTGGTGGCGCTGTTCCGCCACCGCTGGCGGACCGCCCTGCTCGTCGGCATCGGCCTGGTGACCGTGGCCTCCTTCGTCTTCACCCTGTCGTACGCCGTGGCGCAGCCCGGGCTGGCCTTCTTCGTCTCGACCACCCGGGTCTGGGAGCTCGGTGTCGGGGCGCTCCTCGCGATCGCGTTCCCGACGCTGGTCCGCCTGCCGGCGGCCGTGCGCGGCGTCCTGGGCTGGCTCGGGCTCGCGGCGGTCGCGGCCAGCGTGCTGGTCCTCGACTCGACGACCGTGTGGCCGGGGCCGGCGACCCTGCTCCCGGTGCTGGGCACGGCGGCGGCGATCCTGGCCGGCGGCGGGACCGCGGCGCCCTGGGGCGTGGGCCGGCTGCTGGGCCTGGCGCCGGCCGTGTGGATCGGCGCGCTGTCGTACTCGCTCTACCTCTGGCACTGGCCGTTCCTCATCGCCGCCGAGGGGATCTGGGGTGACCTCCGGGTCCGCGAGGGCCTGCTGGTGGTGCTGGCCTCCGCCGTCCCCGCCTGGCTGTCCTACCGGTACGTCGAGAACCCGCTGCGGCGCGCGCCGCGGCTGGCCCGGCCGCGGCCGGCGCTCACCGCCGGGGCGCTCAGCATGGTCGTGGCCGCCGCGGCCGGCGTCGCCCTGGTCGCGTCGTTCTCGCTCGTGGACACGGTCGGCCCGGCGTCACCCCGCGAGGCGCCCGGGGCCCGCGCCCTCCAGGACCCCCGCTTCGCCGACACCGACTGGTCGGCCGTCCGGACGGTCGAGAGGATGCGCCCCTCGCCGCTCGAGGCGTACGCCGACCTGCCTGCCACCCACGCCGAGGGCTGCGTGGTGCCGCGGGACGCCGAGGGGTTCGAGGTCTGCGAGTTCGGCGACACGGACAGCGCGCGCACCGTGGTGCTGGTCGGCGACTCCAAGGCGGTCCAGTGGTTCACGCCGATCGAGAGGATCGCCACCCGCGAGGGCTGGCGGCTGGTGCTGATCTCGAAGAACGGCTGCCCGTTCGCCGACGCGATCCGGCTGGTCGAGGACAAGCGCAACCCCTCGTGCGACGCGTGGTCGCCGCGCGCGCTGAGCACCATCGAGGAGCTGCGGCCCGAGGTCGTGCTGACCGTGACCCGGCACTCCAAGGCGCTCCCCGAGGGCGGGGAGTCCGAGGCGGACTACGAGCGCGAGCCGATGGTCGACGGCCTGGTCACCTACTGGCAGCGGGTGGTCGACAGCGGGGCCCGGCTGGTCCCGATCCTGGACACCCCGGCGCCGGTGAGCGGCACGGTCCCCGACTGCGTCCAGGAGAACCTCGAGGACCTCACCCGCTGCATGAACGCCAAGGCCGCCGGCCAGACCAGCTCCGGTGCGTCCCTCCAGGTCGACGCCGCCGAGCGGGTGCCGGGGGTCGAGGTGGTCGACATGTCCCCGGTCCTGTGCCCCGACGGGGAGCAGTGCCCGGCGGTGATCGGCAACGTGCTGGTCTACCGCGGCGGCACGCACATCACCGACACCTTCGCCGCGACGGCCACCGAGGCCCTCGCGGCCCGGCTGGCGAAGGCGACCGACGGCCTGCTGGGCGCCGGCTGAGCGCCGGTTGGGCGCCGGCTGGGCGCCGCTCAGTCCAGCGGCTGGTCGACGGCGACCCGGAACCCGTCGTACGCCGCCCGGTCGCCGGTGATCGCGATGCCCGTGTCGTCGCGGCGGCGCCACAGCCAGGCGTCGAGGTCGGGCGCCGCGCCGGCGACCACGGCGTCCGGGTCGGTGCCCGGGTCGCCCACGACCAGCACGTGCGGGCCGTCGTAGACCTTCCCGGACTCCGGCTCGGTGCCGACGAACAGGCCCGGCTGCGCCCAGATCGACGTGCCGAGGTCGGTGAGGTCGACCCGGACGTGGTGGGCCGACGGCTCGAACCGCCCCCACGCCGGCGGCTCCCCGCCGTACATCACGTCGAGCAGCTCGAGGACGCCGTCGCCGGCGAGCGCGGGGTCGAGCGGGGTGACCGTGCCGGCGGTCTGCTCGGCGTCGAGGCGGTGGATCAGCGCCTCGTGCGCCTGGCGCCGGTAGCTGGTGCCCACGGTCTGGACGGGCGCCCAGTGCCACGCCGGGGCGTCGGGACCGGCGGCCTCGAGCTCGGCGACCAGGGAGGAGGAGTGCGCGTCGAAGGCCGCGAGCAGCCCGTCGTACGTCGTGGGCCGCTCGGGGTGCGGGCCGTCGTCGGGCGGCGCCGGACGGTCGCGGACGGTGCGCGCCCAGAACCACTGCACCTCCGCGAGGTGCCAGACCAGGTCGGCCGCGTCCCACTCGGGGCAGGCCGGCACCCGCGCGGCGGGGTCGCACCCGGCGAGCACGTCGCGGAACCGCCGGGACTCCTCGCGGATGTGACCGAGGTAGGCGGGGTACTCCAAGGTGGCCATGCCGCGAACGTAACCCCGGCCACCGACGGGGTCGACCGGGATTCGGACCGGTGCCTCATGAACATGCAGGGGCATGTATGTTTATGCACATGTCATCACGGACACGGGTCGCCGTCGCAGGAGCCAGCGGGTACGCCGGGGGCGAGCTGCTCCGCCTGCTGCTGGGTCACCCGCAGGTCGAGATCGGCGCCCTGACCGGCGCCTCGAACGCCGGACAGCCGCTGGGCGTGCTGCAGCCGCACCTGGTGCCGCTGGCCGACCGGATCCTCGAGCCGACCGAGACCGAGGTGCTCGCGGGTCACGACGTGGTCTTCCTCGCGCTCCCGCACGGTCAGTCCGGCGAGGTCGCCGCGCAGCTCGGTGACGACGTCGTCGTCGTCGACTGCGGCGCGGACTTCCGGCTCCGGGACGCGGGGGAGTGGGACCGCTTCTACGGCGGTCCGCACGCCGGCACCTGGCCCTACGGCCTTCCCGAGCTGCCCGGACAGCGCGAGCAGATCGCCGGCGCCACCCGCATCGCGGTCCCCGGCTGCTACCCGACGATCTCCACGCTGACCCTCGCCCCCGCGGTCGCCGCCGGGCTGGTCGAGCCCGAGGTGGTCGTCGTGGCGGCCTCCGGCACGAGCGGCGCGGGCAAGGCCGCCAAGCCGCACCTGCTGGGCAGCGAGACGATGGGCAACGCCAGCGCGTACGGCGTCGGCGGCAGCCACCGGCACACCCCCGAGATCACCCAGAACCTCACCGGCCTGCTGCCGGAGGGCAGCGCGCCGGTCACCGTGAGCTTCACGCCGCTGCTCGTGCCGATGGCGCGCGGCATCCTGGCCACCTGCTCGGCAAAGCTGGTCGACGGCGTCCGCGCCGAGGACCTGCGCGCCGCCTACGCGAAGGCGTACGCCGACGAGCCGTTCGTGCACCTGCTCCCCGAGGGCCAGTGGCCGCAGACCAAGTCGGTGACCGGCTCCAACGCCGTGCACCTCCAGGTCACCGCCGACGAGACGGTACGCCGGCTGGTCGCCGTCGGCGCCGTCGACAATCTCGCGAAGGGCACCGCCGGCGCCGCCGTGCAGTGCATGAACCTCGCCCTGGGCCTCGATGAGGGCCTCGGCCTCACCACAGTAGGGATCGCCCCGTGACCGCCGACCAGCCCGAC contains:
- a CDS encoding GmrSD restriction endonuclease domain-containing protein — translated: MTALVAALALTSGCGLDPIETPHAGTDPAAPGSPAASPAPSPAAPGATGSGATTAAALLASLPVKGRAPMTGYDRAHFGPAWLDADRNGCDTRNDVLREQLTDRAVRAGSRDCVVTAGTLEDPYTATSIDFVYGDGTLVDIDHVVALGNAWATGAHRWDIRNRAALANDPMNLLAVDASANRQKGDGDAATWLPPSKRFRCSYVARQVGVKAKYGLWVTPAERQAIERVLASCPGQAPVPGSGAPVRVDHELGDPGAPVTGTPPAGTPGGASAFESCTAARAAGATPVRRGHPGYGAHLDGDGDGVACE
- a CDS encoding phytanoyl-CoA dioxygenase family protein; protein product: MTATALEVPIDIDVIRETIHTDGIIGCPGAFSRAWVEQLREDVEAAFAEAQSREGGAVGRGPNRYYVEIHPEALRGFVDLVDHPWVRATCETVLGPDYQIVEVGFDIPFAGAQNQPWHRDFPAPRETLEEGRLTSLAFNVTCVDTEEDMGPFEIAPGTHWDEGEEFDHGMFPPKNEYSRFEERAVRKYPRMGDISARSALTVHRGTRNESATSRPVLVLGVDAPGAGNDEKHDLAVTRTYWEGLPQRVRDHLDCPIVEELTPITQKHTIEGLVMGEA
- the pheS gene encoding phenylalanine--tRNA ligase subunit alpha, giving the protein MSGPNTDYDPVEVTPLKPEEVEAARDDALAAIAAATDLDALKQVRTAHTGDRSPLALANREIGALPPQARKEAGQRIGQARGAVNKALAARQTVLEAEHEERMLVEEAVDVTLPTDRARRGGRHPITLQSELIADIFVAMGWEIAEGPVVEAEWLNFDALNLGPDHPARTLQDTFWTEPVDHHVVLRTQTSPVQARTMLTRRPPIYVACPGRVFRTDEYDATHSPMFHQVEGLVVDEGITMAHLKGSLDHLAAQLFGEGIDTRFRPSYFPFTEPSAEVDVRCFVCRGIDSADCRTCRGEGWIEWGGCGVVNPRVLVACGVDPEVYTGFAFGMGIDRSFMFRHGLGDLRPLFEGDVRFSASFGTEI
- the pheT gene encoding phenylalanine--tRNA ligase subunit beta, yielding MKAPLSWIKEYVEVPADVTTEELTERLTMTGLKLEAIHSPGAEITGPLVVGRVLTMEPEPQKNGKTINWCTVDVGDANGTGEPQGIVCGAHNFAPGDLVAVVLPGGVLPGGFAISARKTYGHVSAGMICSAAELGLGEDHDGIIVLPPDSGEPGQDVRPLLGLDEEIIELEVNPDRAYGLSLRGIARDVEVSVAGASGFRDPALRDVPPADDAGWPVVVDDPTGCPVFVARTVSGFDPTAPTPDFIARRITAAGMRPISLAVDITNYVMLETGRPIHGYDADKVQGALRIRRATEGETLTTLDGTRRTLSAEDLVVTDDSGIIGLGGVMGGATTEMSESTTRVLVEAAHWDAVSMFRTGKRHKISSEAGKRNERGVDPTICEAAADRVVELLTTYGGGTADPGHTVVGTPPAIEPVAMAASLPARISGVDIDPEQVVADLEAVGCTVVREGDSLAATPPPWRPDLVDPYDLVEEVVRLRGYDQIPSVLPKAPGGRGLTRPQALRRRVGRTLAGAGWVEVVDFPFVGDADLDALGLDADDPRRSVLRLSNPLSAEAPAMTTTLLPGLLRTAARNVGHGSGSVAIFETASVVLPRDAGPAPILPVDRRPTDAELAELTAALPDQPLHLGLVATGEAAPSGWWGPGRPVDWTDAVGGVRAVADALGLELGTRADALAPWHPGRCAALLLGDVVVGHAGELHPRVCAAFGLPARSVAAEVDLEVLLEHAVHLRPAPSFSTYPVAKEDVALVVPETVPAADVEAALRDGAGPLLESLRLFDVYAGAQVGAGHRSLAFALRFRAPDRTLTEDEIAAARDAAVAAAEERTGAVQRA
- a CDS encoding endonuclease/exonuclease/phosphatase family protein, with the translated sequence MARPPLARLAAATATGLLLSGLLAVAPSGASAVSVPAERRAPNPTGTNAGSPANGVGNLKVSLVATADGRIRVSWKRPGPARRLKKFVVKVGPSRHLDARVRTYRVSRTRQSVVVDHAADVVPASGNYTFVRVSAHRRKGGSGGSPGKWIQAPVTTPCTAAPEDRLTVATFNLRTWAADKSDDLAKWSVRGPNAVAEVLRSGARAVAVQEASGSTKPQYGGRSQAQWMLDRLNQEDPGARWVDALTPASYKPPKGRKPGLVGTRVFYDASRFDLLDSGLHRIVVPGWSKDSLIPWARLQAIGGDQAPFVLTSNHLRVGPDRAAYRIRVRQTRQTLGHVRDLRSRFGDTVIVAGDLNSTANQLPMNYVQRTLIRAGLYDAFATTDLVGAQYPTTNGSRYPVPKTPLRRDYILSYGPVQGSCSYRNQAYQRPSQEASDHFLQVATLPLPAI
- a CDS encoding acyltransferase family protein; translated protein: MSTSRPRSAEAPPSAFRPDIEGLRAVAVLSVLIYHAGLAWTPGGYVGVDVFFVISGFLITSLMVREIERSGRLGLADFWARRARRLLPASTLVLAFSAVVAYLWLPVTSRKEYGGDIVAAAGYVVNWRLGLREVDYLAEQVGQSPVQHYWSLAVEEQFYVVWPLLIAALVALFRHRWRTALLVGIGLVTVASFVFTLSYAVAQPGLAFFVSTTRVWELGVGALLAIAFPTLVRLPAAVRGVLGWLGLAAVAASVLVLDSTTVWPGPATLLPVLGTAAAILAGGGTAAPWGVGRLLGLAPAVWIGALSYSLYLWHWPFLIAAEGIWGDLRVREGLLVVLASAVPAWLSYRYVENPLRRAPRLARPRPALTAGALSMVVAAAAGVALVASFSLVDTVGPASPREAPGARALQDPRFADTDWSAVRTVERMRPSPLEAYADLPATHAEGCVVPRDAEGFEVCEFGDTDSARTVVLVGDSKAVQWFTPIERIATREGWRLVLISKNGCPFADAIRLVEDKRNPSCDAWSPRALSTIEELRPEVVLTVTRHSKALPEGGESEADYEREPMVDGLVTYWQRVVDSGARLVPILDTPAPVSGTVPDCVQENLEDLTRCMNAKAAGQTSSGASLQVDAAERVPGVEVVDMSPVLCPDGEQCPAVIGNVLVYRGGTHITDTFAATATEALAARLAKATDGLLGAG
- a CDS encoding maleylpyruvate isomerase family mycothiol-dependent enzyme; amino-acid sequence: MATLEYPAYLGHIREESRRFRDVLAGCDPAARVPACPEWDAADLVWHLAEVQWFWARTVRDRPAPPDDGPHPERPTTYDGLLAAFDAHSSSLVAELEAAGPDAPAWHWAPVQTVGTSYRRQAHEALIHRLDAEQTAGTVTPLDPALAGDGVLELLDVMYGGEPPAWGRFEPSAHHVRVDLTDLGTSIWAQPGLFVGTEPESGKVYDGPHVLVVGDPGTDPDAVVAGAAPDLDAWLWRRRDDTGIAITGDRAAYDGFRVAVDQPLD
- the argC gene encoding N-acetyl-gamma-glutamyl-phosphate reductase → MHMSSRTRVAVAGASGYAGGELLRLLLGHPQVEIGALTGASNAGQPLGVLQPHLVPLADRILEPTETEVLAGHDVVFLALPHGQSGEVAAQLGDDVVVVDCGADFRLRDAGEWDRFYGGPHAGTWPYGLPELPGQREQIAGATRIAVPGCYPTISTLTLAPAVAAGLVEPEVVVVAASGTSGAGKAAKPHLLGSETMGNASAYGVGGSHRHTPEITQNLTGLLPEGSAPVTVSFTPLLVPMARGILATCSAKLVDGVRAEDLRAAYAKAYADEPFVHLLPEGQWPQTKSVTGSNAVHLQVTADETVRRLVAVGAVDNLAKGTAGAAVQCMNLALGLDEGLGLTTVGIAP